Proteins encoded within one genomic window of Solenopsis invicta isolate M01_SB chromosome 10, UNIL_Sinv_3.0, whole genome shotgun sequence:
- the LOC105193125 gene encoding odorant receptor 67c isoform X3 — protein sequence MKIQNTVSQVMKIWLRMFGIWPNMSCVLFCRLFWIVALIVEQILQYRYVVNHFHLIEFSEIMSILGAIVAYTVFLIKLIIFWVKQRTFNKILMMMAIDWEKCSSTKFSMFTMTCNAKRSQRFVNMTMDLPFDVNRRFVYESVIIVQFLHLILCSEAIGLLNALLINLILHVGGQIDILCQNLMEMFPKKGKSGPNNFMIKEIIEKHQKIITFSRYIEDLYSYIALVLFISDTLIICFLGFTIVTSIGRSDGMESIMKNLAFYLNMNMEAFIFCFSGEYLSAKSKSIGDAAYDSLWYKSDSRDSRTVQFLIMRSQNQLTITIGKIMNLSLDRFSSVSSFFTRDIFFSTDFILKIALLIISRNQ from the exons atgaaaatacaaaataccGTTAGCCAAGTAATGAAAATTTGGCTTCGTATGTTTGGCATATGGCCGAATATGTCGtgcgttttattttgtagactGTTTTGGATCGTCGCGCTCATCGTCGAGCAAATCTTACAGTATCGATATGTCGTAAATCATTTCCATTTGATCGAGTTTTCCGAGATAATGAGCATTTTGGGTGCAATAGTGGCGTATACggtgtttttaattaaactcaTCATTTTTTGGGTTAAACAACG AACGTTCAACAAGATATTAATGATGATGGCGATCGATTGGGAAAAGTGTTCCAGCACGAAATTCAGTATGTTCACGATGACGTGCAATGCCAAAAGGTCGCAGCGCTTCGTTAATATGACG ATGGACCTGCCGTTCGATGTTAATCGAAGATTCGTATATGAATCAGTCATAATTGTTCAATTTCTTCACTTGATATTATGTTCTGAAGCAATCGGTTTATTAAATGCTCTGCTCATAAATCTG aTTTTACATGTAGGCGGGCAAATCGATATTCTTTGTCAGAATTTGATGGAAATGTTTCCGAAGAAAGGGAAGAGCGGTCcgaataattttatgataaaagaaataattgagAAACACCAGAAAATCATCACATTTTCACGGTACATCGAAGATCTGTATTCTTACATTGCATTGGTACTGTTCATATCGGATACTCTGATTATCTGCTTCTTGGGTTTTACAATTGTTACG TCAATCGGTCGATCCGACGGTATGGAAAGTATAATGAAAAATCTCGCATTTTACCTCAATATGAATATGGAAGCGTTCATATTTTGTTTCTCTGGAGAATACTTGAGTGCTAAG AGCAAAAGCATCGGAGATGCTGCATATGATTCTCTCTGGTACAAATCAGATTCCAGAGACAGTCGAACCGTACAGTTTTTGATAATGAGGTCACAAAATCAATTAACCATTACAATtggaaaaataatgaatttgtcTTTAGACCGATTTAGCAGTGTAAGTTCATTTTTTACACGAGACATTTTTTTTAGCACAGATTTTATATTGAAGATTGCTCTGTTAATAATTAGCCGAAATCAATGA
- the LOC105193115 gene encoding odorant receptor 13a-like isoform X2, with translation MNKGIKSMNTVCGSVEFGLRVIGVWPGTSYAILRRVCCVFSMAVFQTFQYRYLIVHFSESNIFLLMDVMSATLTYSLLFIKLIIIMFNVRLLDDIIAHVVEDWKNCDVSDEYTMNRMANISRWFSNLIIGSHAVSVFLYAIGTLLKIETRELILKMELPFKMESTLVYLSVLVTQFVHQVSAASMMAVLNCLLLTLVLHACGQIDIMRQKLSEITGKNVERDANESVAKMLIVRHQKIISFSKNIETLFSNIALLQFVSNTLVLCSLGFLIVISIWRHLYIAFLESTSVRKSVCNMTHTLEMMYRFTMKIILE, from the exons ATGAATAAAGGTATAAAATCGATGAATACCGTATGCGGCTCCGTGGAGTTCGGTCTTCGCGTAATCGGTGTATGGCCGGGTACGTCGTATGCAATTTTGCGCAGAGTCTGCTGCGTATTTTCGATGGCGGTGTTTCAAACCTTTCAGTATCGGTACTTGATCGTGCACTTTAGCGAGAGCAATATTTTCCTTCTCATGGACGTGATGAGCGCAACCCTGACTTATAGTCTTCTGTTTATTAAACTGATTATTATTATGTTCAACGTTCG TCTGCTGGACGATATCATAGCACACGTGGTCGAAGACTGGAAGAATTGTGATGTTTCGGACGAGTACACGATGAACAGAATGGCCAACATTTCTCGTTGGTTCTCCAACTTGATAATCGGTTCGCACGCAGTATCGGTATTCCTTTATGCGATCGGTACTTTGTTGAAAATCGAGACTCGAGAGCTTATTCTTAAAATGGAATTACCTTTCAAGATGGAAAGCACGTTAGTATATCTTTCCGTTCTCGTTACGCAGTTCGTTCATCAGGTAAGTGCGGCCAGTATGATGGCTGTGCTAAATTGCTTGCTGCTCACGCTg GTTCTTCATGCATGCGGCCAGATTGATATAATGCGGCAGAAACTGAGTGAAATCACGGGGAAGAACGTCGAGCGAGATGCAAATGAGAGTGTCGCGAAAATGCTAATCGTTCGCCATCAAAAGATTATCTCCTTCTCCAAGAATATTGAGACTCTCTTCTCGAACATAGCGCTATTACAATTCGTATCGAACACTTTGGTCCTCTGTTCCCTAGGATTTCTCATCGTGATC tCAATTTGGAGGCATTTATATATTGCTTTCTTGGAGAGTACCTCAGTACGAAAGTCAGTATGTAATATGACACACACATTGGAGATGATGTACCGTTTcacaatgaaaattattttagagtAA
- the LOC105193486 gene encoding uncharacterized protein LOC105193486 produces MENKIDSINTVCRSVEYGLRIIGVWPGMPCAILFKVFSISTMIVSQIFQYRYAIVRFGEEDLMVLMDGLSVTFAYSLLLVKMLIFAFNSRLLNEIVTCIAKDWRGSDISGEYMMTKLADSTRWLCNVIIFSHMMSVFLYAIGTIMKIRNENQTEARELIIKMEIPFEIQSTSVHVAVLVTQFIHQTTAAAMVGVLNSFLIILVLHVCGQIDIIRQKLSEITQKSIVQKNIEQGVNESVIKTLIVRHQQIIAFSKNIETLYSNIALIQFVSNTLVICCLGFLIVISIGAPNGSMMLIKSVFFYIVMSLEAFIYCFVGEHLSTKSEMIGYSAYESLWYDLSPRQNRDIQIMIVRSQKNLTLTIGKVVELSLRQFANVRILAKLLQYYEMFYLQYKKMSPAEVIPASSLRALACSTVDLSLNYRQHQLVIFALVFPLQRTFEYQDVAMTVLAHPLFKLKKEKVFLLDDIIAHVVEDWKNCDVSDEYTMNRMANISRWFSNLIIGSHAVSVFLYAIGTLLKIETRELILKMELPFKMESTLVYLSVLVTQFVHQVSAASMMAVLNCLLLTLVLHACGQIDIMRQKLSEITGKNVERDANESVAKMLIVRHQKIISFSKNIETLFSNIALLQFVSNTLVLCSLGFLIVISIGVPGGSGMLVKSVFFYILVNLEAFIYCFLGEYLSTKSKMIGDAAYEALWYELNPIQNRDILFIIVRSQKYLTLTIGKVADLSLRQFTNINVKSRSCSCAVRLICSSSMSSSIESVNTVCRPVKFGLRMIGVWPSTSYAILRRVFCISSMAVFQTFQYRHLIMHFGEEDLLLLMDVLSTTMAYTLLMIKLIIFTFNTRLLNEMIARVIEDWKQRDVCDKYTMTRMAYISRRFSNFIIGLYALSVFLYATGTLLRYRSSNQTDTRELILKLELPFEIKSTTVYVAVLVTQFIHLTSAASMVGVMNSLLITLVLHVCGQIDIVRQKLSEITRKDVKRDVNESIVKMLIIRHQRIISFSKNIEAFFSNIALIQFVSNTLVICCLGFLIVISIGVPGGSSMLIKSVFFYIVISMEAFIFCFLGEYLSTKSQKIGDAVYESLWYELDPNQNRDILIMIIRSQKHLTLTVGKVMDLSLKQFASVRSGKRFLALPRRNMGMTTLSRLVRFGLHVYGIRPYVTSTVVFRLYWIIMLSTAQVFQYRYVVMNIHMDDFSEYMDGVSSAMASSLLYIKLIILWTHERIFSDLLQMMSTDWQDYISTRHSSRIMTNAANLARRTSRWIVGMQVASGTFYSVGVLASNANNPEKLEPYTRELILKMELPFNISTEFIYTAVQSVQFYHLSLVCYGITIVNSLLVTLILHICGQIDILRECLLKVFSKNSAESTDEITMRSLIAKHQRIIIFAEHIETLYTYIALMMLLSDTIIICCLGFIIVISLDSPNAAAILVKSMLFYISMNVEAFIYCFSGEYLSAKSKMIGNAAYDSLWYDFPAKESRTVLFLIVRSQKRLTITSGKIVDLSLERFTSVVKASLSYISVLLAMY; encoded by the exons ATGGAGAACAAGATAGATTCGATAAATACTGTATGTCGCTCTGTGGAATACGGCCTTCGTATAATCGGTGTATGGCCGGGCATGCCGTgcgcaattttattcaaagttttcaGCATATCGACGATGATCGTGTCTCAAATCTTTCAATACCGATATGCGATCGTGCGTTTTGGCGAGGAAGATCTAATGGTTCTCATGGACGGACTAAGCGTAACTTTCGCTTACAGCCTTCTGCTCGTCAAAATGCTTATTTTCGCGTTTAATTCTCG tctGCTGAACGAAATCGTAACGTGTATCGCCAAGGACTGGAGGGGCAGCGATATTTCGGGCGAGTACATGATGACCAAACTAGCTGACAGCACTCGTTGGCTCTGTAACGTTATAATCTTTTCGCATATGATGTCAGTATTTCTCTACGCGATAGGCACGATAATGAAGATTAGAAACGAAAATCAAACTGAAGCTCGAGAGCTTATCATCAAGATGGAGATACCCTTCGAGATCCAGAGCACATCGGTACACGTAGCAGTTCTCGTTACGCAATTTATTCATCAGACAACTGCGGCTGCCATGGTAGGCGTATTGAATTCTTTCCTGATAATACTG GTTCTTCACGTGTGTGGGCAGATTGACATAATACGGCAAAAATTGAGTGAAATTACGCAGAAGAGTATCGTGCAGAAGAACATCGAGCAAGGTGTGAACGAGAGTGTCATAAAGACGCTGATTGTTCGGCATCAGCAGATTATAGCCTTCTCCAAAAACATCGAGACTCTCTACTCGAATATCGCGCTGATACAGTTCGTGTCGAACACGCTGGTAATCTGTTGCCTAGGATTTCTTATTGTGATC TCTATCGGTGCTCCTAACGGATCGATGATGCTAATAAAGTCCGTGTTCTTTTATATTGTTATGAGTTTGGAGGCATTTATATATTGCTTCGTCGGGGAACATCTCAGTACAAAA AGCGAGATGATTGGCTACTCGGCATACGAATCGCTTTGGTACGATCTGAGCCCGAGACAAAATCGAGACATCCAGATCATGATCGTAAGATCTCAAAAGAACTTGACGCTCACGATAGGAAAAGTCGTAGAACTTTCTTTGAGGCAATTTGCCAACGTAAGGATTTTAGCGAAAT TGTTACAGTATTACGAAATGTTTTATCTTCAATACAAGAAAATGTCACCTGCTGAAGTAATACCTGCTTCTTCGCTACGTGCTCTAGCCTGCAGCACCGTTGATCTTTCTCTGAACTACCGACAGCATCAACTTGTGATCTTCGCATTGGTCTTTCCATTGCAACGAACTTTTGAG taccAAGATGTAGCTATGACCGTCTTGGCCCATCCTCTATTTAagttgaagaaagaaaaagtttt TCTGCTGGACGATATCATAGCACACGTGGTCGAAGACTGGAAGAATTGTGATGTTTCGGACGAGTACACGATGAACAGAATGGCCAACATTTCTCGTTGGTTCTCCAACTTGATAATCGGTTCGCACGCAGTATCGGTATTCCTTTATGCGATCGGTACTTTGTTGAAAATCGAGACTCGAGAGCTTATTCTTAAAATGGAATTACCTTTCAAGATGGAAAGCACGTTAGTATATCTTTCCGTTCTCGTTACGCAGTTCGTTCATCAGGTAAGTGCGGCCAGTATGATGGCTGTGCTAAATTGCTTGCTGCTCACGCTg GTTCTTCATGCATGCGGCCAGATTGATATAATGCGGCAGAAACTGAGTGAAATCACGGGGAAGAACGTCGAGCGAGATGCAAATGAGAGTGTCGCGAAAATGCTAATCGTTCGCCATCAAAAGATTATCTCCTTCTCCAAGAATATTGAGACTCTCTTCTCGAACATAGCGCTATTACAATTCGTATCGAACACTTTGGTCCTCTGTTCCCTAGGATTTCTCATCGTGATC tcCATTGGTGTCCCAGGCGGATCGGGTATGCTAGTTAAGTCCGTgttcttttacattttagtCAATTTGGAGGCATTTATATATTGCTTTCTTGGAGAGTACCTCAGTACGAAA agtAAAATGATCGGCGACGCGGCTTACGAAGCGCTTTGGTACGAATTAAATCCAATTCAGAATCGAGATATCCTCTTTATAATTGTAAGATCACAGAAGTACTTGACGCTAACGATCGGAAAGGTCGCGGATCTTTCGCTGAGGCAATTTACTAAC attaatgttaaatcaCGTTCGTGCTCTTGTGCCGTGAGACTGATTTGCTCGAGCTCAATGAGTAGCAGCATAGAATCGGTGAATACCGTGTGCCGTCCTGTCAAATTCGGCCTTCGCATGATCGGGGTATGGCCGAGCACGTCGTATGCAATCTTGCGCAGAGTGTTCTGCATATCTTCAATGGCGGTGTTTCAGACCTTCCAATATCGACACTTGATTATGCATTTCGGCGAGGAGGATCTCTTGCTCCTCATGGATGTATTAAGCACAACTATGGCTTATACACTTCTGATGATCAAGttgattatttttacgttcaataCTCG TCTGCTGAACGAAATGATAGCGCGTGTAATTGAGGATTGGAAACAGCGCGATGTTTGCGACAAGTACACGATGACTAGGATGGCGTACATCTCTCGTCGATTCTCTAACTTTATAATTGGCTTGTACGCGCTTTCGGTATTCCTTTACGCAACCGGTACTTTGCTGCGATACAGAAGCAGCAATCAGACTGACACGCGAGAGCTCATCCTTAAGCTGGAACTACCTTTCGAGATTAAGAGCACAACGGTATACGTAGCTGTTCTCGTTACACAATTTATTCATCTGACAAGCGCAGCGAGTATGGTCGGCGTGATGAATTCCTTGCTGATAACACTA GTTCTCCACGTGTGCGGACAGATTGACATTGTGCGGCAGAAACTGAGTGAAATAACGCGGAAGGACGTCAAGCGGGACGTGAACGAGAGCATCGTGAAAATGTTGATTATTCGGCATCAAAGAATTATCTCCTTTTCCAAGAATATCGAGGCCTTCTTCTCGAATATCGCGCTAATACAATTCGTATCGAACACCCTGGTTATCTGTTGTCTGGGATTCCTTATCGTGATC tcCATTGGTGTCCCCGGTGGATCGTCTATGCTAATAAAGTCCGTGTTCTTTTACATTGTTATAAGCATGGaggcatttatattttgtttcctcGGGGAGTATCTCAGTACGAAA AGCCAAAAGATCGGCGACGCGGTGTATGAGTCGCTTTGGTACGAGCTGGACCCGAATCAAAATCGAGACATTCTGATCATGATCATAAGGTCGCAAAAGCACCTGACGCTCACGGTCGGAAAGGTCATGGATCTTTCCCTCAAGCAATTCGCCAGCGTAA GATCCGGGAAGCGTTTCCTGGCGTTGCCGAGGAGAAACATGGGGATGACCACACTCAGCCGATTGGTCAGATTCGGCCTTCACGTTTACGGTATACGGCCGTATGTTACGTCCACTGTGGTGTTCAGATTGTACTGGATCATAATGCTCAGCACGGCTCAAGTCTTTCAATACCGATACGTGGTAATGAACATTCATATGGACGACTTCTCCGAGTATATGGACGGAGTGAGCAGCGCAATGGCATCTTCTTTACTCTACATTAAGCTCATTATCCTTTGGACCCACGAACG AATATTTTCCGATCTATTGCAAATGATGTCTACGGACTGGCAAGATTACATCTCGACCCGCCATAGTTCACGCATAATGACAAACGCGGCGAATCTTGCACGTCGCACCTCGAGGTGGATTGTCGGCATGCAGGTGGCTTCCGGAACTTTCTACAGTGTCGGCGTACTCGCTAGCAATGCAAATAATCCTGAGAAATTAGAGCCGTATACGCGAGAACTTATTCTGAAAATGGAACTGCCATTTAACATTAGCACAGAATTTATTTACACGGCAGTCCAAAGTGTTCAATTTTATCATCTGTCTTTAGTCTGCTACGGCATTACGATTGTCAATTCACTTCTCGTTACTCTG ATACTTCACATCTGTGGTCAAATTGACATTCTTCGAGAATGCTTGTTAAaagtcttttcaaaaaattcggCGGAATCAACGGACGAAATTACGATGCGATCGCTAATTGCGAAGCACCAGCGTATTATCATATTTGCGGAGCATATAGAGACACTTTACACGTACATCGCATTAATGATGCTCTTATCAGATACGATCATTATATGCTGCTTAggatttattattgttatc TCACTCGACTCGCCAAATGCCGCAGCGATTTTGGTGAAGTCCATGTTATTCTACATCTCGATGAATGTCGAAGCATTCATATACTGCTTTTCGGGCGAATATCTAAGCGCTAAG aGCAAAATGATTGGAAATGCGGCGTACGATTCTCTCTGGTATGATTTTCCAGCCAAAGAAAGTCGAACTGTACTGTTCCTCATTGTGAGATCGCAGAAAAGATTGACGATCACGAGCGGAAAAATCGTAGACCTTTCTTTGGAGCGATTTACCAGC gTAGTAAAGGCATCGTTGTCGTATATATCGGTGCTATTGGCGATGTACTGA
- the LOC105193125 gene encoding odorant receptor 13a isoform X2 has protein sequence MKIQNTVSQVMKIWLRMFGIWPNMSCVLFCRLFWIVALIVEQILQYRYVVNHFHLIEFSEIMSILGAIVAYTVFLIKLIIFWVKQRTFNKILMMMAIDWEKCSSTKFSMFTMTCNAKRSQRFVNMTAIFYAIAVTLFSSNVLVKHVDDGKPSNVSTRMFILQMDLPFDVNRRFVYESVIIVQFLHLILCSEAIGLLNALLINLILHVGGQIDILCQNLMEMFPKKGKSGPNNFMIKEIIEKHQKIITFSRYIEDLYSYIALVLFISDTLIICFLGFTIVTSIGRSDGMESIMKNLAFYLNMNMEAFIFCFSGEYLSAKSKSIGDAAYDSLWYKSDSRDSRTVQFLIMRSQNQLTITIGKIMNLSLDRFSSIVKASASYISFLLAMN, from the exons atgaaaatacaaaataccGTTAGCCAAGTAATGAAAATTTGGCTTCGTATGTTTGGCATATGGCCGAATATGTCGtgcgttttattttgtagactGTTTTGGATCGTCGCGCTCATCGTCGAGCAAATCTTACAGTATCGATATGTCGTAAATCATTTCCATTTGATCGAGTTTTCCGAGATAATGAGCATTTTGGGTGCAATAGTGGCGTATACggtgtttttaattaaactcaTCATTTTTTGGGTTAAACAACG AACGTTCAACAAGATATTAATGATGATGGCGATCGATTGGGAAAAGTGTTCCAGCACGAAATTCAGTATGTTCACGATGACGTGCAATGCCAAAAGGTCGCAGCGCTTCGTTAATATGACGGCGATTTTTTACGCAATAGCCGTAACTTTGTTTAGTAGCAACGTTCTGGTAAAGCACGTGGACGACGGCAAACCTTCCAACGTTTCCACACGAATGTTTATTCTACAGATGGACCTGCCGTTCGATGTTAATCGAAGATTCGTATATGAATCAGTCATAATTGTTCAATTTCTTCACTTGATATTATGTTCTGAAGCAATCGGTTTATTAAATGCTCTGCTCATAAATCTG aTTTTACATGTAGGCGGGCAAATCGATATTCTTTGTCAGAATTTGATGGAAATGTTTCCGAAGAAAGGGAAGAGCGGTCcgaataattttatgataaaagaaataattgagAAACACCAGAAAATCATCACATTTTCACGGTACATCGAAGATCTGTATTCTTACATTGCATTGGTACTGTTCATATCGGATACTCTGATTATCTGCTTCTTGGGTTTTACAATTGTTACG TCAATCGGTCGATCCGACGGTATGGAAAGTATAATGAAAAATCTCGCATTTTACCTCAATATGAATATGGAAGCGTTCATATTTTGTTTCTCTGGAGAATACTTGAGTGCTAAG AGCAAAAGCATCGGAGATGCTGCATATGATTCTCTCTGGTACAAATCAGATTCCAGAGACAGTCGAACCGTACAGTTTTTGATAATGAGGTCACAAAATCAATTAACCATTACAATtggaaaaataatgaatttgtcTTTAGACCGATTTAGCAGT ATTGTAAAGGCTTCGGCTTCCTATATATCGTTCTTACTTGCAATGAATTGA
- the LOC105193115 gene encoding odorant receptor 13a-like isoform X1 translates to MNKGIKSMNTVCGSVEFGLRVIGVWPGTSYAILRRVCCVFSMAVFQTFQYRYLIVHFSESNIFLLMDVMSATLTYSLLFIKLIIIMFNVRLLDDIIAHVVEDWKNCDVSDEYTMNRMANISRWFSNLIIGSHAVSVFLYAIGTLLKIETRELILKMELPFKMESTLVYLSVLVTQFVHQVSAASMMAVLNCLLLTLVLHACGQIDIMRQKLSEITGKNVERDANESVAKMLIVRHQKIISFSKNIETLFSNIALLQFVSNTLVLCSLGFLIVISIGVPGGSGMLVKSVFFYILVNLEAFIYCFLGEYLSTKSKMIGDAAYEALWYELNPIQNRDILFIIVRSQKYLTLTIGKVADLSLRQFTNIVKASASYMSVLHAMY, encoded by the exons ATGAATAAAGGTATAAAATCGATGAATACCGTATGCGGCTCCGTGGAGTTCGGTCTTCGCGTAATCGGTGTATGGCCGGGTACGTCGTATGCAATTTTGCGCAGAGTCTGCTGCGTATTTTCGATGGCGGTGTTTCAAACCTTTCAGTATCGGTACTTGATCGTGCACTTTAGCGAGAGCAATATTTTCCTTCTCATGGACGTGATGAGCGCAACCCTGACTTATAGTCTTCTGTTTATTAAACTGATTATTATTATGTTCAACGTTCG TCTGCTGGACGATATCATAGCACACGTGGTCGAAGACTGGAAGAATTGTGATGTTTCGGACGAGTACACGATGAACAGAATGGCCAACATTTCTCGTTGGTTCTCCAACTTGATAATCGGTTCGCACGCAGTATCGGTATTCCTTTATGCGATCGGTACTTTGTTGAAAATCGAGACTCGAGAGCTTATTCTTAAAATGGAATTACCTTTCAAGATGGAAAGCACGTTAGTATATCTTTCCGTTCTCGTTACGCAGTTCGTTCATCAGGTAAGTGCGGCCAGTATGATGGCTGTGCTAAATTGCTTGCTGCTCACGCTg GTTCTTCATGCATGCGGCCAGATTGATATAATGCGGCAGAAACTGAGTGAAATCACGGGGAAGAACGTCGAGCGAGATGCAAATGAGAGTGTCGCGAAAATGCTAATCGTTCGCCATCAAAAGATTATCTCCTTCTCCAAGAATATTGAGACTCTCTTCTCGAACATAGCGCTATTACAATTCGTATCGAACACTTTGGTCCTCTGTTCCCTAGGATTTCTCATCGTGATC tcCATTGGTGTCCCAGGCGGATCGGGTATGCTAGTTAAGTCCGTgttcttttacattttagtCAATTTGGAGGCATTTATATATTGCTTTCTTGGAGAGTACCTCAGTACGAAA agtAAAATGATCGGCGACGCGGCTTACGAAGCGCTTTGGTACGAATTAAATCCAATTCAGAATCGAGATATCCTCTTTATAATTGTAAGATCACAGAAGTACTTGACGCTAACGATCGGAAAGGTCGCGGATCTTTCGCTGAGGCAATTTACTAAC ATCGTGAAAGCCTCGGCGTCATACATGTCGGTGTTACACGCGATGTATTGA
- the LOC105193125 gene encoding odorant receptor 13a isoform X1, whose product MKIQNTVSQVMKIWLRMFGIWPNMSCVLFCRLFWIVALIVEQILQYRYVVNHFHLIEFSEIMSILGAIVAYTVFLIKLIIFWVKQRTFNKILMMMAIDWEKCSSTKFSMFTMTCNAKRSQRFVNMTAIFYAIAVTLFSSNVLVKHVDDGKPSNVSTRMFILQMDLPFDVNRRFVYESVIIVQFLHLILCSEAIGLLNALLINLILHVGGQIDILCQNLMEMFPKKGKSGPNNFMIKEIIEKHQKIITFSRYIEDLYSYIALVLFISDTLIICFLGFTIVTSIGRSDGMESIMKNLAFYLNMNMEAFIFCFSGEYLSAKSKSIGDAAYDSLWYKSDSRDSRTVQFLIMRSQNQLTITIGKIMNLSLDRFSSVSSFFTRDIFFSTDFILKIALLIISRNQ is encoded by the exons atgaaaatacaaaataccGTTAGCCAAGTAATGAAAATTTGGCTTCGTATGTTTGGCATATGGCCGAATATGTCGtgcgttttattttgtagactGTTTTGGATCGTCGCGCTCATCGTCGAGCAAATCTTACAGTATCGATATGTCGTAAATCATTTCCATTTGATCGAGTTTTCCGAGATAATGAGCATTTTGGGTGCAATAGTGGCGTATACggtgtttttaattaaactcaTCATTTTTTGGGTTAAACAACG AACGTTCAACAAGATATTAATGATGATGGCGATCGATTGGGAAAAGTGTTCCAGCACGAAATTCAGTATGTTCACGATGACGTGCAATGCCAAAAGGTCGCAGCGCTTCGTTAATATGACGGCGATTTTTTACGCAATAGCCGTAACTTTGTTTAGTAGCAACGTTCTGGTAAAGCACGTGGACGACGGCAAACCTTCCAACGTTTCCACACGAATGTTTATTCTACAGATGGACCTGCCGTTCGATGTTAATCGAAGATTCGTATATGAATCAGTCATAATTGTTCAATTTCTTCACTTGATATTATGTTCTGAAGCAATCGGTTTATTAAATGCTCTGCTCATAAATCTG aTTTTACATGTAGGCGGGCAAATCGATATTCTTTGTCAGAATTTGATGGAAATGTTTCCGAAGAAAGGGAAGAGCGGTCcgaataattttatgataaaagaaataattgagAAACACCAGAAAATCATCACATTTTCACGGTACATCGAAGATCTGTATTCTTACATTGCATTGGTACTGTTCATATCGGATACTCTGATTATCTGCTTCTTGGGTTTTACAATTGTTACG TCAATCGGTCGATCCGACGGTATGGAAAGTATAATGAAAAATCTCGCATTTTACCTCAATATGAATATGGAAGCGTTCATATTTTGTTTCTCTGGAGAATACTTGAGTGCTAAG AGCAAAAGCATCGGAGATGCTGCATATGATTCTCTCTGGTACAAATCAGATTCCAGAGACAGTCGAACCGTACAGTTTTTGATAATGAGGTCACAAAATCAATTAACCATTACAATtggaaaaataatgaatttgtcTTTAGACCGATTTAGCAGTGTAAGTTCATTTTTTACACGAGACATTTTTTTTAGCACAGATTTTATATTGAAGATTGCTCTGTTAATAATTAGCCGAAATCAATGA